In one window of Chryseobacterium phocaeense DNA:
- a CDS encoding succinate dehydrogenase cytochrome b subunit, protein MLSTLSRKLLMCLTGLFLSFFLLIHFLGNLQLFLPAEQAHLQFNAYSHFLSGNILIKIVSYVLYGSIILHALDGLLITIKNKKSGGHYQSENRRRASTWQSRNMGILGTLILIFLVIHFQNFWYVYKFGNPPLDDNGNKDLYILVVTVFKEWWYVMIYILSMVALCYHLIHGIHSAARTLGLYHPKFVQWFKTAGIIYSVIISIGFALMPVYVFFTAK, encoded by the coding sequence ATGCTGTCAACACTGTCAAGGAAATTACTGATGTGCCTTACCGGACTGTTCCTGAGCTTTTTCCTGCTGATTCATTTTCTGGGGAATCTTCAATTATTCCTTCCGGCGGAACAGGCTCATCTGCAATTCAATGCCTATTCTCATTTTCTGTCAGGAAATATTCTGATCAAAATCGTTTCCTATGTTCTGTATGGAAGTATTATTCTGCATGCTCTGGATGGATTACTCATCACCATTAAAAATAAAAAATCGGGAGGTCATTATCAGTCGGAAAACCGCAGAAGAGCCAGCACATGGCAGTCCCGGAACATGGGTATACTCGGAACCTTGATCCTGATTTTTCTTGTGATTCACTTTCAGAATTTCTGGTATGTGTACAAATTCGGAAATCCGCCGCTGGATGACAACGGAAATAAAGACCTGTACATTTTAGTAGTAACCGTTTTCAAGGAATGGTGGTATGTGATGATCTATATTCTTTCAATGGTTGCTTTATGCTATCATCTGATTCACGGGATTCACAGCGCTGCCAGAACACTCGGACTGTATCATCCCAAATTTGTGCAATGGTTCAAAACCGCAGGGATCATTTATTCAGTAATCATCAGTATCGGTTTTGCACTGATGCCGGTTTACGTATTCTTCACTGCCAAATAA
- a CDS encoding fumarate reductase/succinate dehydrogenase flavoprotein subunit: MMLDSKIPQGPLEQKWDNYKKKAKLVNPANRKKLDVIVVGTGLAGSSIAASLGEMGYNVKSFCFQDSPRRAHSVAAQGGVNAAKNYKNDGDSVYRMFVDTLKGGDFRAREANVYRMAECSLNLIDQAVAQGVPFGREYGGYLNNRSFGGVQVSRTFYARGQTGQQLLLGAYQALMRQVGKGTVQLYSRHEMLDLVVIDGKARGIIVRNLDTGEMERHAAHTVVLATGGYGKIYYLSTLAMGCNGSAIWRAHKKGALMASPSWIQVHPTSLPQSGDYQSKLTLMSESLRNDGRIWVPSKADDQRQPNDIPENDRDYYLERRYPAFGNLAPRDISSRAAKERIDAGFGIGPLKNAVYLDFSKAIREQGKEKIQEKYGNLFDMYLKITGYNAYNEPMMISPSAHFSMGGLWVDYELMTTIPGLFALGEANFADHGANRLGANSLLQASVDGYFIAPYTIANYLADEIHTGKISPDAPEFEAAEQAVKQQIEDFMNIKGTKTVDYFHKTLGKLLYDYCGLARNEKGLQYAIEEIRKLKKEFYKDVRVSGHGNTMNSELEKAGRVADYFEIGELMCYDALTRNESCGAHFREEFQTPDGEALRNDTEFQFISAWAWKGENNEPELIREPLVFEEIQPTVRSYK; this comes from the coding sequence ATCATGTTAGATTCAAAAATACCTCAAGGCCCTTTAGAGCAAAAATGGGATAATTATAAAAAGAAAGCAAAGCTCGTGAATCCAGCCAACCGCAAAAAACTGGATGTGATTGTTGTGGGAACAGGACTGGCAGGAAGCTCAATTGCGGCATCCCTGGGCGAAATGGGCTACAATGTAAAGTCATTCTGCTTCCAGGACAGTCCAAGAAGAGCGCATTCCGTAGCGGCACAGGGAGGAGTAAATGCAGCTAAAAATTATAAAAATGACGGTGACAGCGTCTACAGAATGTTCGTCGATACTTTAAAAGGCGGAGATTTCCGGGCCCGTGAAGCCAATGTCTACCGTATGGCTGAATGTTCATTAAACCTTATCGATCAGGCGGTAGCTCAGGGCGTTCCTTTTGGCCGTGAATATGGCGGCTACCTTAACAACCGTTCCTTCGGAGGGGTTCAGGTAAGCAGGACATTTTATGCCAGAGGACAGACTGGACAGCAGCTGCTTCTTGGTGCTTATCAGGCATTGATGAGACAGGTGGGAAAAGGAACGGTACAGCTGTATTCAAGACATGAAATGCTGGATCTTGTGGTGATTGACGGCAAAGCAAGAGGAATTATCGTAAGAAATCTCGATACCGGGGAAATGGAGAGACATGCCGCTCATACGGTCGTTCTCGCGACAGGCGGTTACGGAAAGATCTATTATCTCTCAACTTTGGCGATGGGTTGCAATGGTTCTGCCATTTGGAGAGCTCATAAAAAAGGGGCCCTGATGGCTTCCCCAAGCTGGATCCAGGTGCATCCTACCTCTCTTCCGCAATCCGGCGATTATCAGTCGAAATTAACGCTGATGTCAGAATCATTACGGAATGACGGAAGGATCTGGGTGCCTTCAAAAGCTGACGACCAAAGACAGCCTAATGATATTCCTGAAAATGACAGAGATTATTATCTGGAACGTAGGTATCCGGCTTTTGGAAATCTGGCACCGAGAGATATATCATCCCGCGCTGCCAAAGAACGCATAGACGCCGGTTTTGGAATCGGGCCTTTAAAAAATGCAGTATATCTCGATTTTTCCAAAGCCATAAGAGAGCAGGGAAAAGAAAAGATTCAGGAGAAATACGGGAATTTATTTGATATGTACCTTAAAATTACAGGGTATAATGCCTACAATGAACCGATGATGATCTCACCTTCCGCCCACTTTTCGATGGGTGGCCTCTGGGTAGATTATGAGCTGATGACCACTATTCCGGGGCTTTTTGCCTTAGGTGAGGCGAATTTTGCTGACCACGGAGCCAACAGACTGGGTGCTAATTCTCTTTTGCAGGCTTCGGTGGACGGATATTTTATTGCGCCTTATACCATTGCCAATTATTTAGCCGATGAAATTCATACCGGGAAAATTTCTCCGGATGCGCCGGAATTTGAAGCGGCAGAACAGGCAGTTAAGCAGCAAATCGAGGACTTTATGAATATCAAAGGAACTAAAACGGTTGATTACTTTCATAAAACCCTGGGAAAACTTTTATACGATTATTGCGGATTGGCCAGAAATGAAAAGGGGTTGCAATATGCCATTGAAGAAATCAGAAAACTGAAAAAAGAGTTTTATAAAGATGTCAGAGTTTCCGGACACGGCAACACAATGAATTCAGAACTTGAAAAAGCCGGCCGCGTAGCCGATTATTTCGAGATCGGAGAGCTGATGTGCTACGATGCTTTAACCCGGAATGAATCCTGCGGGGCTCACTTCCGGGAAGAATTTCAAACCCCGGACGGAGAAGCCCTCAGAAATGATACGGAATTCCAGTTTATCTCCGCATGGGCATGGAAAGGGGAAAACAATGAACCCGAACTGATCAGGGAACCGCTCGTTTTTGAGGAAATACAACCGACGGTGAGAAGTTATAAATAG
- a CDS encoding succinate dehydrogenase/fumarate reductase iron-sulfur subunit: MDLHLKIWRQKDSQSEGKLVSYDLKDLNPHMSFLEMLDTLNEKLITEGDEPVEFDHDCREGICGQCGMMINGIAHGPLKNTTTCQLHLRSFKNGETILIEPFRAGAFLVKKDLKVDRSAFDRIISSGGFVSVNTGQAPDATAIAVTHQIAEEAFDSAACIGCGACVATCKNGSAALFTSAKITHMVLLPQGREERSLRVLNMVTQMDKELFGHCSNTEACEVECPQGISVLNIARMNYEYGRAVFFRKG, encoded by the coding sequence ATGGATTTACATCTTAAAATATGGAGACAGAAAGACAGCCAAAGTGAAGGGAAACTGGTCAGTTATGATCTGAAAGACCTCAATCCCCACATGTCTTTCCTGGAAATGCTGGATACTTTAAATGAAAAACTCATTACTGAAGGTGATGAGCCTGTAGAATTTGATCACGACTGCCGTGAAGGCATCTGTGGCCAATGCGGTATGATGATCAACGGAATTGCCCATGGCCCACTAAAAAATACAACCACCTGCCAGCTTCACCTAAGGTCTTTTAAAAACGGAGAGACCATTTTAATAGAACCTTTCCGGGCCGGAGCTTTCCTGGTAAAAAAAGACCTTAAAGTAGACCGTTCAGCTTTTGACCGGATTATTTCTTCAGGGGGATTTGTCTCAGTTAATACAGGCCAGGCTCCTGATGCCACGGCCATTGCTGTCACCCACCAGATCGCAGAAGAAGCATTTGATTCGGCAGCCTGCATAGGTTGCGGAGCTTGTGTGGCCACCTGCAAGAACGGAAGCGCTGCTTTATTCACTTCGGCAAAAATCACTCATATGGTACTTCTTCCACAAGGCAGGGAAGAAAGAAGCCTGCGTGTATTAAACATGGTCACCCAGATGGATAAAGAATTATTCGGGCACTGCTCCAATACCGAAGCCTGTGAAGTGGAATGCCCGCAGGGAATTTCCGTACTGAATATTGCCAGGATGAACTATGAGTATGGGAGGGCGGTGTTTTTTAGGAAGGGCTGA
- a CDS encoding cyclase family protein, which translates to MKTKIIDLSKPIQYNAGDPWFMRVKIKHKAHKKSHWLIRLALNLPFRLFPKNWTGWADDSIKNMGLHATTHIDAPWHYGPVVEGKPAKTIDQIPLEWCYGDGIVIDCTHKEDFVAITIDDLKKDLDKNGITIQEGNIVLIRTDRDKMMGTQDFVEKGTGMSKEATEWLIDQGVKVMGIDQWGWDLPLKYMARKARELNDPEYFWEGHRVGIEKEYLHIEQLTNLGALPPSGFKISVFPLKIVGGSAAPARVVAIMNP; encoded by the coding sequence ATGAAAACAAAAATCATCGATCTCTCAAAACCCATCCAATATAATGCAGGTGATCCCTGGTTCATGAGGGTGAAGATTAAGCATAAAGCACATAAAAAGTCCCACTGGCTGATCAGGCTGGCGCTCAATCTTCCGTTCAGACTTTTTCCCAAAAACTGGACTGGATGGGCTGATGATTCCATTAAAAATATGGGACTTCATGCGACCACTCATATTGATGCTCCGTGGCATTATGGTCCTGTAGTAGAGGGGAAACCGGCTAAAACCATTGACCAGATTCCTCTGGAATGGTGCTATGGAGACGGCATTGTTATCGATTGTACCCACAAAGAAGATTTTGTAGCCATCACGATAGATGATCTGAAAAAAGATCTTGATAAAAACGGAATTACCATTCAGGAAGGAAATATTGTCCTGATCAGAACGGACCGCGACAAAATGATGGGAACCCAGGATTTTGTAGAAAAAGGAACCGGAATGAGCAAAGAAGCCACCGAATGGCTGATTGATCAGGGCGTAAAAGTAATGGGCATAGATCAGTGGGGATGGGATCTTCCCTTAAAATACATGGCCAGAAAAGCAAGAGAACTCAATGACCCCGAATACTTCTGGGAAGGCCACCGCGTAGGTATAGAAAAGGAATACCTCCATATTGAACAGCTTACCAACCTCGGAGCACTTCCTCCTTCCGGATTTAAAATAAGTGTATTTCCTCTGAAAATAGTAGGCGGTTCCGCAGCTCCGGCGAGAGTAGTAGCTATTATGAATCCTTAA
- a CDS encoding nucleoid-associated protein, with translation MFSKIIVHRVGNKINGESLTLSQEELKLEEGMADLLEDYFLGSFKSEETFHFYSDTYLVNNPVYSSVSEIFEDKAKFLWESENIAKHLFEAAENPRVQSGELFIVLFEEESDRPDKVDKIGIFKTEKRESFLKISPQAETFDIEKDQGIGLSKIDKAALIYNNNKDTGYVLSVVDNNKNGDMYYWFEDFLKVKQRDDEYFHTQEALMVYKDYITKQLPQEFEVSKADQADFLNKSINFFKEKEEFKLDDFANEVLGDQHVIESFVNFKTDYEQDMQVNIAEEFPISEAAVKKTQRHFKSIIKLDKNFHIYIHGDRQKIEMGEDDKGKYYRLYFEKEV, from the coding sequence ATGTTTTCAAAAATTATAGTACACAGAGTCGGAAATAAAATTAACGGCGAATCTTTAACGCTCTCCCAGGAAGAGCTGAAGCTGGAAGAAGGAATGGCAGATCTTCTTGAAGATTACTTTTTAGGTTCTTTTAAATCAGAAGAAACTTTCCATTTTTACAGTGACACCTATCTGGTCAATAATCCGGTCTACAGCTCCGTGTCCGAGATTTTTGAAGATAAGGCGAAGTTCCTTTGGGAATCTGAAAATATAGCCAAACATCTTTTCGAAGCAGCTGAAAACCCAAGGGTACAGAGCGGAGAATTGTTTATTGTCCTTTTTGAGGAAGAAAGTGACCGTCCTGACAAAGTGGATAAAATCGGGATCTTTAAAACGGAAAAAAGAGAATCTTTCCTTAAAATTTCTCCTCAGGCAGAAACGTTTGACATTGAAAAAGACCAGGGAATCGGTTTGTCTAAAATTGACAAGGCCGCATTGATCTACAATAATAATAAAGATACCGGATATGTACTTTCCGTAGTGGATAATAACAAAAACGGGGATATGTACTACTGGTTCGAAGATTTCCTGAAAGTAAAACAGCGCGACGACGAATATTTCCACACCCAGGAAGCCCTGATGGTATACAAAGATTATATCACCAAACAGCTTCCGCAGGAATTTGAAGTTTCAAAAGCAGACCAGGCAGATTTCCTGAATAAATCTATTAATTTCTTCAAAGAAAAAGAAGAATTCAAACTGGATGATTTTGCCAATGAAGTTTTGGGAGATCAGCACGTTATTGAAAGCTTCGTCAATTTCAAAACAGACTACGAGCAGGACATGCAGGTGAATATTGCAGAAGAATTCCCGATCAGTGAGGCTGCGGTAAAGAAAACCCAGCGTCATTTTAAAAGCATTATTAAGCTGGACAAAAATTTCCATATCTACATCCACGGCGACAGACAAAAAATTGAAATGGGAGAGGACGATAAAGGGAAATATTACAGGCTTTATTTCGAGAAAGAAGTTTAG
- a CDS encoding AraC family transcriptional regulator, producing the protein MKKNIKNIRFDLKKAPFGCEVLELEEFFKRLATWTYFGKTERVHFFCVIVVTEGEGRHFVDFKEYHLEKGDILFVAPGQIQQYENSPYYKGYMLIFTEYFFRRQIHELTLLSQSSIFDTTLPNALIKPDPETFSKMVQLLLFLQAEFSSPHGFSKEESLQKLTSLFLIYAEREKQRDNNSISNDHYLSQYYHFKQLLEQHFRRERSVEFYASLMAITPKTLCRITRATIQKSAKEFIDSRVVMEIKRLLLFEKLSIKEIAYSLHFNEPTNLVKYFKKHTGETPTSYKG; encoded by the coding sequence TTGAAAAAAAATATTAAAAATATAAGATTCGATCTGAAGAAGGCTCCTTTCGGCTGTGAGGTGCTTGAGCTGGAAGAATTCTTCAAAAGACTGGCCACGTGGACGTATTTTGGTAAAACAGAACGGGTTCATTTTTTTTGTGTCATCGTGGTTACGGAGGGAGAAGGCAGACATTTCGTAGATTTTAAGGAATATCACCTTGAAAAAGGAGACATTTTATTTGTAGCGCCCGGCCAGATCCAGCAATATGAAAACAGTCCTTACTACAAAGGATACATGCTGATATTTACGGAATATTTTTTCCGCAGGCAGATTCATGAACTTACTTTACTCAGTCAGTCATCCATATTTGATACTACCCTGCCCAATGCCCTGATAAAGCCTGATCCAGAAACATTTTCTAAAATGGTACAGCTGCTGCTTTTTTTGCAGGCTGAGTTTTCATCTCCTCATGGATTTTCTAAAGAGGAAAGTCTGCAGAAGCTCACCAGCCTGTTCCTTATTTATGCCGAACGGGAAAAACAGAGGGACAACAACAGTATTTCCAACGACCACTATTTGTCCCAATATTATCACTTTAAACAATTACTGGAACAACATTTTAGAAGGGAACGCAGTGTAGAATTTTATGCTTCCCTGATGGCCATCACTCCGAAAACACTGTGCAGAATTACCCGGGCCACGATTCAGAAGTCTGCAAAAGAATTCATTGATAGCCGGGTGGTCATGGAGATCAAAAGACTTTTATTGTTTGAAAAATTAAGTATAAAAGAGATCGCTTATTCATTACATTTTAATGAACCGACCAATCTTGTCAAATATTTTAAAAAGCATACGGGTGAAACGCCCACTTCATACAAAGGCTAA
- a CDS encoding DUF7674 family protein: MTYSEAVQEITEIIPDFEHELAEANSQNSYSVIRIFSERIKGMIRQNDRNILFKSLYKMGKIYTDGDISLKNAVDSIFIYSLDNFTAFCTGEYRKIIFSHLSKELQEGHSRQIYCHGT; this comes from the coding sequence ATGACCTATTCAGAAGCCGTTCAGGAAATCACAGAAATTATTCCTGACTTTGAACATGAACTGGCAGAAGCCAATTCCCAAAATTCCTACAGTGTGATCCGAATTTTTTCAGAACGTATTAAAGGGATGATCCGACAGAATGACCGGAATATTTTATTTAAAAGTCTTTATAAAATGGGTAAAATTTATACGGATGGAGATATTTCCTTAAAAAATGCTGTTGACAGTATTTTTATCTACTCCCTGGATAATTTTACAGCCTTCTGCACCGGCGAGTACAGAAAAATAATATTCAGCCATCTGTCAAAAGAGCTGCAAGAAGGCCATTCCAGACAGATTTACTGCCACGGCACCTAA